The following coding sequences lie in one Metallumcola ferriviriculae genomic window:
- a CDS encoding energy-coupling factor ABC transporter permease — MHMADALISPAVGVTMWAAAAGVGAYSIKKVQDNLDEKKIPLMGVMGAFVFAAQMINFAIPATGSSGHLGGGMLLAILLGPYAGYLTLGAILTIQALFFADGGLLALGSNIFNLGFYTCFIAYPLIYKLIIRKGYSVRRLFTGAVLSAVIGLQLGSLSVVLQTVFSGKAELPFDTFLMLMQPIHLAIGIVEGLVTFAVVSYIWRERPEIIEKAAAGKKLGVVSIKKVILIIAVITLITAGILSGFASTHPDGLEWSIFKASGKEGFEAQGGIYQVLAAIQEKTAIFPDYSVKKQDGHGATTAKQGSGQLNQKPETETGVPGLLGGIMILLLAGLMGFVIYFIKKIKMTNKNL, encoded by the coding sequence ATGCATATGGCGGATGCACTGATTTCGCCGGCTGTGGGTGTTACCATGTGGGCAGCTGCTGCAGGGGTAGGAGCTTATTCGATAAAAAAGGTTCAAGATAATTTAGATGAGAAAAAAATCCCTTTAATGGGGGTTATGGGTGCTTTTGTATTTGCTGCCCAAATGATTAATTTTGCCATTCCCGCTACCGGTTCCAGTGGACACTTGGGAGGGGGCATGCTGCTGGCTATCTTACTGGGGCCCTATGCAGGATATCTTACTTTAGGTGCCATTCTTACCATACAAGCATTATTTTTTGCGGATGGCGGCTTGCTTGCGTTGGGAAGTAATATTTTTAATCTCGGTTTCTACACCTGTTTTATTGCCTATCCGCTGATTTATAAATTAATTATCCGAAAGGGATACTCGGTACGACGTCTATTTACCGGGGCAGTACTGTCTGCAGTTATAGGACTTCAGTTGGGTTCACTTAGTGTGGTTCTGCAAACGGTTTTCTCGGGTAAAGCAGAGTTGCCGTTTGATACATTTCTAATGTTAATGCAGCCCATTCACCTTGCTATTGGAATAGTAGAAGGGCTTGTTACTTTTGCCGTGGTCAGCTATATATGGAGAGAACGCCCTGAAATCATTGAAAAAGCCGCGGCGGGAAAAAAACTAGGCGTTGTTTCAATTAAGAAAGTAATCTTAATCATTGCGGTCATTACCCTAATAACCGCGGGCATCTTATCGGGCTTTGCCTCTACCCATCCTGACGGGTTGGAGTGGTCCATTTTCAAAGCTTCAGGAAAAGAAGGATTTGAAGCTCAGGGTGGAATTTATCAAGTGTTGGCAGCTATACAGGAAAAGACAGCAATATTTCCGGACTACAGTGTAAAAAAACAGGATGGACATGGGGCGACGACTGCAAAGCAGGGGAGTGGACAGTTAAACCAAAAACCGGAGACCGAAACGGGGGTGCCCGGTCTGCTTGGCGGTATAATGATTTTATTATTAGCCGGCTTAATGGGTTTTGTTATCTATTTCATTAAAAAGATAAAGATGACCAATAAAAACCTCTAA
- a CDS encoding CooT family nickel-binding protein has translation MCEANAYLLKNGKEELLMEKIDKLVPHEGGFMLENIFGQRKFIKAKIKEMELVDHKIILEE, from the coding sequence ATGTGTGAAGCAAATGCTTATCTGCTAAAAAACGGCAAGGAAGAATTGTTGATGGAAAAAATTGATAAGTTAGTCCCTCATGAAGGGGGCTTCATGCTAGAGAATATCTTTGGCCAGCGTAAGTTTATTAAAGCCAAGATTAAAGAAATGGAACTGGTGGATCACAAAATTATTTTGGAAGAATAG
- a CDS encoding DUF3842 family protein, with protein sequence MRIAVIDGQGGGIGKHIVEKIRSSFVHRVEIIALGTNALATAQMLKAGANEGATGENAICYTAPKVDVIMGSVAILAANAMLGELTPKMSQSIGESQATKILLPINRSRLEIVSVADEPLPHQIEAAVKRLKQLIEGEK encoded by the coding sequence ATGAGAATTGCGGTTATTGATGGGCAAGGCGGCGGTATCGGTAAACACATTGTTGAAAAGATTCGCAGCAGCTTCGTGCACCGGGTGGAGATAATAGCCTTGGGCACTAATGCCTTGGCAACTGCACAAATGCTAAAAGCGGGTGCCAATGAAGGTGCCACCGGTGAGAATGCTATTTGTTATACTGCGCCAAAAGTTGATGTAATTATGGGCTCGGTGGCGATTCTTGCGGCCAACGCCATGCTGGGAGAGCTAACTCCTAAGATGTCTCAATCGATTGGTGAGTCCCAGGCCACTAAAATTTTGCTGCCCATTAACAGGTCTAGGTTGGAAATTGTCAGTGTGGCGGATGAACCGCTGCCGCATCAGATAGAAGCAGCAGTTAAAAGACTTAAGCAGCTAATTGAGGGGGAGAAATAA
- a CDS encoding glycerate kinase translates to MKLTILVAPDSFKDCLAAVDVAEAIASGLSQYPDINVLAMPMADGGEGTVDALVSATGGRKLKTEVIGPLGDTIMAQWAILGDNTTAVIEMASASGLMLVPEASRNPAVTTTFGTGQLIAEAINKGCQEIIVGIGGSATNDGGLGMAQALGVSVRDLDGHELGYGGRELSKAVNIDISNLHPGLKNTKIKVACDVNNPLFGQRGAAYIYAPQKGAEPELVESLDINLRHWAEVIRSELGQDVAEVPGAGAAGGLGAGLIAFTNAQLVKGIELVMDTLEINRVLEKVDLVVTGEGRFDAQTASGKVAAGLASRAKQKNIPVVVVAGSVDMWKEAPVLGIDAVFSICKGPITSLESMNTARELLIYTGAQIGGLTTALLNLNNNECK, encoded by the coding sequence TTGAAACTGACCATTCTTGTAGCACCCGATTCTTTTAAGGATTGTTTAGCGGCAGTTGATGTGGCTGAAGCTATAGCTTCGGGATTATCTCAATATCCCGATATTAATGTTTTGGCAATGCCGATGGCTGATGGTGGTGAAGGGACTGTTGATGCATTGGTTAGTGCCACCGGTGGGCGTAAGTTAAAAACGGAAGTAATTGGTCCGTTGGGGGACACTATTATGGCGCAATGGGCCATTTTGGGAGATAATACTACGGCAGTGATAGAAATGGCGTCAGCTTCTGGCTTAATGTTGGTTCCTGAAGCATCGAGAAATCCGGCGGTCACTACCACTTTTGGTACAGGGCAGCTAATTGCCGAGGCCATAAACAAGGGGTGTCAGGAAATTATCGTTGGCATCGGCGGCAGTGCCACCAATGACGGTGGTCTGGGTATGGCTCAGGCCTTAGGAGTATCTGTGCGGGACTTAGATGGGCATGAATTAGGCTATGGCGGCAGAGAATTATCTAAAGCAGTCAACATTGATATATCGAACCTGCACCCCGGGTTAAAGAACACTAAGATCAAGGTGGCCTGTGACGTGAACAATCCGTTGTTCGGGCAGCGAGGAGCAGCCTATATTTATGCTCCTCAAAAAGGTGCGGAACCTGAGTTGGTTGAATCTCTTGATATTAATTTACGCCATTGGGCCGAGGTGATTAGATCAGAGCTTGGCCAGGATGTGGCTGAAGTTCCTGGGGCCGGCGCTGCCGGGGGTCTGGGCGCTGGATTAATAGCATTTACTAATGCCCAATTGGTAAAGGGAATAGAACTGGTCATGGACACGCTAGAGATAAATCGCGTATTAGAAAAGGTAGATTTGGTTGTCACCGGTGAAGGAAGGTTCGATGCTCAGACAGCATCGGGAAAGGTAGCTGCCGGATTGGCATCCAGGGCCAAACAAAAAAACATCCCTGTAGTTGTTGTGGCCGGAAGTGTAGATATGTGGAAAGAGGCGCCGGTGTTGGGAATAGATGCAGTATTCTCTATTTGTAAAGGTCCCATCACCAGCTTGGAGAGCATGAACACTGCCCGGGAATTGCTAATATATACGGGTGCTCAAATAGGGGGATTAACTACGGCGCTGCTTAATTTAAATAATAACGAATGCAAATAA